One window of Candidatus Delongbacteria bacterium genomic DNA carries:
- a CDS encoding (d)CMP kinase, translating to MIIAIDGPAASGKSTTAKLAGQKLGFLYIDTGAMYRAMTLNVKNNKINYNDRDGIIGLIEHTKIDQTLDLANGNTKTFLNGIDVSEEIRTPEISRGVGPVCEIREVRESLVSLQRIMGSNQDVILDGRDIGTVVFPNAELKFWMIADVDVRAKRRFDELSSKGIDVDFKSIKDDLIERDRRDSQRDNSPMKPADDAFFLDTSALSIDEQVEVIVKEVRRIKNL from the coding sequence ATGATCATCGCTATAGATGGACCGGCAGCTTCAGGAAAATCCACAACTGCAAAATTAGCTGGTCAAAAATTAGGTTTTTTATATATTGACACGGGAGCAATGTACAGAGCCATGACTTTAAACGTGAAAAACAATAAGATAAATTATAATGATAGAGATGGAATAATCGGTTTAATTGAACATACTAAAATCGATCAAACTCTTGATCTTGCAAACGGAAACACTAAGACTTTTTTAAATGGAATCGATGTCTCAGAGGAAATTAGAACCCCAGAGATTTCAAGAGGCGTAGGTCCTGTTTGTGAGATTAGAGAAGTACGGGAATCCCTCGTTTCCCTTCAAAGAATAATGGGTAGTAATCAAGATGTTATTTTAGATGGAAGAGATATTGGAACGGTTGTTTTTCCAAATGCTGAACTTAAATTTTGGATGATTGCAGATGTTGATGTAAGGGCAAAAAGAAGATTCGATGAATTATCTTCAAAAGGAATAGATGTGGATTTTAAATCGATTAAAGATGATTTGATAGAAAGAGATAGAAGAGATTCTCAAAGAGATAATAGTCCCATGAAACCCGCAGATGATGCTTTTTTTCTTGATACAAGTGCACTTTCTATTGATGAACAAGTTGAAGTCATTGTAAAAGAGGTAAGAAGAATAAAAAATCTGTAG
- the ispH gene encoding 4-hydroxy-3-methylbut-2-enyl diphosphate reductase, whose protein sequence is MKINVEIDSKSGVCGGVQRAIKMVESRLKTDTKPVFVNGELLHNRLEMERLIDAGLKVNENVCEVERATIFIRTHGVGKNFIDKAKLCGNEIIDATCPKVRRSQDKVEEFYKSGYQIVIVGKINHPEVIGLLGYCNNEAIVIYSEDDFFKIDLTKKTAILTQTTVAQNQFFDLVEKLKRILPDLLVADTLCSFVENREFELDSFARKYDVIVFIGGNNSSNTKVMYERISKINSRSHLIENPFQIERSWFIDGDKVGVSGSASTPLWQIEEVAEKIKSITN, encoded by the coding sequence ATGAAAATAAATGTTGAGATAGATTCTAAGTCCGGTGTCTGTGGTGGTGTTCAGAGAGCAATTAAAATGGTTGAGTCAAGATTAAAAACAGATACAAAACCAGTATTTGTAAATGGAGAACTTCTTCATAATCGTTTGGAAATGGAAAGACTAATTGACGCTGGATTGAAGGTAAATGAAAATGTTTGTGAAGTTGAAAGAGCTACTATTTTTATTAGAACTCATGGTGTGGGTAAAAACTTTATTGATAAAGCAAAATTATGTGGAAATGAGATTATTGATGCGACATGCCCTAAGGTGCGAAGATCTCAAGACAAAGTTGAGGAGTTTTATAAGTCGGGATATCAAATTGTTATAGTTGGTAAAATAAATCATCCAGAGGTAATCGGATTATTGGGATATTGCAATAACGAAGCAATTGTAATATATTCTGAAGATGATTTTTTCAAAATTGATTTAACTAAAAAAACAGCAATCTTGACCCAAACAACAGTAGCCCAAAATCAATTCTTTGATCTCGTTGAAAAATTGAAACGAATATTACCAGACCTTTTGGTTGCAGACACATTATGTTCATTTGTTGAGAACAGAGAGTTTGAATTGGATAGTTTTGCAAGAAAATATGATGTGATTGTTTTTATTGGTGGGAACAATAGTTCAAATACAAAAGTTATGTATGAACGAATTTCAAAGATTAATAGTCGTTCACACCTTATCGAAAATCCTTTCCAAATTGAAAGATCTTGGTTTATAGACGGGGATAAAGTTGGAGTTTCAGGCTCTGCCTCTACTCCATTGTGGCAAATTGAAGAAGTTGCAGAAAAAATTAAATCTATTACAAATTAA
- a CDS encoding peptidylprolyl isomerase, producing the protein MKQLLLLLLTIIALASATVLDRVLAVVGDEIILQSEVDQAVSRLSIYNKNDPDSLKKLVIEDLIASKVMYSLAVRDTNIVVAEDEIEETLNQKINAIISQVGGEKILEEKYKTSVNKLKMDFRPDVKRSIFIDKLKMMQLTDIDVSRSEVESFFDSNKDKMGEIEASLDLAQLVISFNKLESNDDAVIAKLNEIKERIKNGEIEFYEAAKQFSEDTGSKDSGGEIGTTNRGDLVGEYEQVAYKLNIGDVSDPVKTEFGYHIIKLLDIAGEKIKTAHILMKPKPLELGLEKSIKFAQTVADSMHNGFLSFEESVKKYSDDEQTKFKNGSIGNIKESDLDPEALKMFIGLKAGDVTEPIEREDGVYLYKILRRTESHKVDLSTDYSILKEMTLAEKKEKYLKEWLEEQKSNVYIEIK; encoded by the coding sequence TTGAAACAATTGCTTTTATTATTATTAACTATTATAGCATTAGCGAGTGCAACTGTTTTAGATAGGGTTCTTGCAGTAGTTGGAGACGAAATAATTCTTCAAAGTGAAGTTGATCAAGCTGTTTCGAGATTATCAATCTACAATAAAAATGATCCAGATTCTTTAAAGAAACTTGTAATTGAGGATTTGATCGCATCTAAGGTCATGTACTCTTTAGCAGTCAGAGATACTAATATTGTGGTTGCAGAAGATGAGATAGAGGAAACACTTAACCAAAAGATAAATGCTATCATATCACAAGTTGGTGGTGAAAAAATATTGGAAGAGAAATACAAAACTTCTGTCAATAAGCTTAAAATGGATTTTAGACCTGATGTCAAGAGGTCAATTTTTATAGACAAGTTAAAGATGATGCAGTTAACTGATATTGATGTTAGCAGAAGCGAAGTTGAGTCTTTTTTTGATTCTAACAAAGATAAAATGGGAGAGATAGAAGCTTCTTTAGATCTTGCTCAATTAGTTATCTCGTTCAATAAGTTAGAGTCGAATGACGATGCTGTCATAGCCAAACTCAATGAAATAAAAGAGAGAATAAAAAATGGTGAAATTGAGTTTTATGAAGCAGCAAAACAATTTTCGGAAGATACTGGTTCAAAAGATTCTGGTGGTGAAATAGGAACAACAAATAGAGGTGACCTGGTAGGGGAGTACGAACAGGTTGCTTACAAATTGAATATTGGAGATGTTTCAGATCCTGTAAAAACTGAGTTTGGTTATCACATAATCAAACTTCTAGATATTGCTGGTGAAAAAATTAAAACTGCTCACATATTGATGAAACCAAAACCTCTGGAATTAGGTTTGGAAAAATCTATAAAATTTGCTCAAACAGTAGCTGATTCGATGCATAATGGTTTTTTGTCATTTGAAGAATCCGTAAAAAAATACAGCGATGATGAACAAACTAAATTCAAAAATGGATCAATAGGTAATATTAAAGAGAGTGATTTGGATCCAGAAGCCCTAAAGATGTTTATAGGTTTGAAAGCTGGAGATGTCACTGAACCAATCGAAAGAGAGGATGGGGTATACCTTTATAAAATTTTGAGAAGAACGGAGTCTCATAAGGTGGATTTATCTACGGATTATTCAATTTTAAAAGAGATGACTCTGGCCGAAAAGAAGGAAAAGTACTTAAAAGAATGGTTGGAAGAACAAAAAAGTAATGTTTATATTGAGATTAAATAG